One genomic window of Punica granatum isolate Tunisia-2019 chromosome 1, ASM765513v2, whole genome shotgun sequence includes the following:
- the LOC116192332 gene encoding 14 kDa proline-rich protein DC2.15-like yields MESSSKTSSLTLFLTLNLLFFALANGCNTCPQPRPNPNPNPNSAPKASCPRDALKLGVCAKVLHGPVNAVIGSPPDLSCCSLLEGLLDLEVAACLCTAIKANILGINLNIPISLSLLLNTCGKKAPSDFQCA; encoded by the coding sequence ATGGAGTCCTCATCCAAGACATCTTCATTGACACTCTTCCTCACACTCAACCTCCTCTTCTTTGCCCTAGCCAATGGCTGCAACACGTGCCCTCAGCCCAGGCCGAACCCAAACCCCAATCCAAACTCGGCCCCAAAGGCGAGCTGCCCAAGGGATGCCCTCAAGCTCGGCGTGTGCGCGAAGGTCCTCCATGGGCCTGTCAATGCTGTCATTGGGAGCCCGCCCGACTTGTCCTGCTGCTCCCTCCTTGAGGGGCTTTTAGATCTCGAGGTGGCAGCGTGCCTTTGCACTGCGATTAAGGCTAACATTTTGGGGATTAACCTTAACATTCCCATCTCACTGAGCTTGCTCCTTAACACTTGTGGCAAGAAGGCCCCCTCCGACTTCCAATGTGCTTAG